One genomic window of Bactrocera dorsalis isolate Fly_Bdor chromosome 4, ASM2337382v1, whole genome shotgun sequence includes the following:
- the LOC105234265 gene encoding innexin inx7, whose product MLSAFSTVAPYLKFNPSYVIVDNFVFKLHYRWTFIILLVATILVSMRQYFGEHIKCISDTIPAHVINTYCFFTPTFTLVRHLNNSALEKGIIFQPGIGPEESQHEEIRRHAYYQWVPFVLFGQALLFYIPHFLWKSFEGGRIKALVFGLRMVGLSQFLKDESLKIGKINIPSMEETESRVKNIRRAMIDRMRINQSWGAHLAFTEFLNLLNILLQIYLTNRFLAGAFYSLGVKVIRERWTDQMDALDVVFPKITKCHFRKFGPSGSLQMHDTLCVMALNIINEKIYAVLWFWYLFVLVMTILGLIWRLSTFLLYRNVRFTKLTFAYFARPGRIDEQELAAVVAKCNFSNWMFLFFLRSNISEFLFKRVIFHLASEMPDPEKDNSINAFLDREHSAAKAGPSGVAHTIQLDEVDTPLLSSKVGAKMD is encoded by the exons ATGTTGAGCGCTTTTAGTACGGTTGCACCATATTTGAAATTCAATCCGTCGTATGTGATCgtcgacaattttgtttttaaattgcaTTATCGATGGACATTCATAATTTTGTTGGTGGCCACCATTTTGGTGAGCATGCGTCAATATTTCGGTGAACATATCAAATGTATATCGGACACCATACCGGCGCATGTCATAAACACATACTGCTTCTTTACGCCTACCTTCACGCTG GTGCGGCATCTAAATAATAGCGCTTTGGAGAAGGGCATCATATTTCAGCCTGGCATTGGACCTGAAGAGTCGCAACATGAAGAAATCAGACGGCACGCTTACTATCAGTGGGTACCCTTTGTACTCTTCGGTCAGGCTTTACTCTTCTACATCCCACATTTCTTGTGGAAAAGTTTTGAAG GTGGCCGCATTAAGGCACTCGTCTTCGGTTTGCGCATGGTCGGTCTGTCACAGTTTTTAAAAGATGAAAGtcttaaaattggaaaaattaatattccttCTATGGAGGAGACAGAGTCACGTGTGAAGAATATACGTCGTGCAATGATCGATCGTATGCGCATTAATCAATCGTGGGGTGCGCATCTGGCTTTTACCGAATTCCTgaatttgctaaatattttattgcaaatttatttgacAAATCGTTTTCTTGCCGGCGCCTTCTACAGCTTGGGCGTCAAAGTCATACGCGAGCGTTGGACCGATCAAATGGATGCACTCGATGTCGTCTTTCCGAAAATCACCAAGTGTCATTTCCGTAAATTCGGTCCGAGTGGTTCACTTCAAATGCATGATACACTCTGTGTTATGGCACTGAATATCATCAACGAAAAGATTTATGCGGTTCTATGGTTTTGGTATCTGTTCGTGTTGGTGATGACGATATTGGGACTGATTTGGCGTTTGAGCACATTTTTGTTGTACAGGAA TGTTCGTTTTACAAAATTAACTTTCGCCTACTTCGCAAGGCCCGGTCGCATCGATGAACAGGAATTGGCCGCTGTGGTGGCAAAGTGTAATTTCTCGAATTGGATGTTCTTATTCTTTCTACGCAGCAATATTTCCGAGTTTCTTTTCAAACGTGTGATTTTCCACTTAGCCAGCGAAATGCCGGATCCTGAGAAAGACAACAGTATTAACGCCTTCTTGGATAGGGAACACTCGGCAGCTAAGGCTGGGCCAAGTGGAGTAGCACATACAATACAACTTGATGAAGTCGATACTCCGCTACTGAGTAGTAAAGTTGGTGCTAAGATGGATTAG